A region of Jonquetella anthropi DSM 22815 DNA encodes the following proteins:
- a CDS encoding class I SAM-dependent methyltransferase: MEDLLSGVARTCIIPLVARAVETESGSPRLRDPDAVRIVNELGVTRKAFRVHPGTIEGSVRRTLWFDGQVSNFMASHRGASVVNLGAGLDARFDRLDDGRVQWFDVDLPDCVNLRRRFFQDGPRRQMIGMDMFSPELFDRLGLSSPSLFIMEGLVMYLPVEKLRAFFQRAAEVSGGEALFDVVSPFFAARSSRLVREVGRSKAAMEWGVRSASELPELFPSIQVLKTQEYGKFTVAQSGLLPALVFSIPFFQKLFFSFMVHARLVQQA; encoded by the coding sequence ATGGAAGATCTGCTCAGCGGGGTAGCGAGGACTTGCATTATCCCGTTAGTGGCCCGTGCTGTCGAGACGGAAAGCGGCTCGCCGCGCCTCCGAGATCCTGACGCGGTCAGAATTGTGAACGAACTGGGCGTGACGCGGAAGGCTTTTCGTGTGCACCCGGGGACGATTGAAGGCTCAGTCCGCCGAACTCTGTGGTTTGACGGACAAGTCTCCAATTTTATGGCTTCTCACCGGGGCGCGTCGGTCGTGAATTTAGGGGCCGGGCTTGACGCTCGTTTCGACCGGTTGGACGACGGCCGTGTTCAGTGGTTCGACGTGGACTTGCCGGACTGCGTCAACCTGCGTCGGCGTTTTTTCCAAGACGGCCCGCGCCGGCAGATGATTGGGATGGACATGTTCTCGCCGGAGCTGTTCGACCGGCTTGGCCTTTCCAGTCCGTCGCTGTTCATCATGGAAGGGCTGGTGATGTACCTTCCAGTGGAGAAACTTCGAGCCTTTTTCCAGCGCGCCGCTGAGGTCTCAGGCGGTGAAGCGCTTTTCGACGTGGTGTCGCCGTTTTTCGCCGCCCGCTCAAGCCGTCTTGTGCGCGAGGTCGGCCGTTCAAAGGCGGCGATGGAGTGGGGAGTTCGGAGCGCAAGTGAGCTGCCGGAGCTGTTCCCTTCAATTCAGGTGCTCAAGACGCAGGAGTACGGCAAGTTCACAGTCGCCCAGAGCGGCTTATTACCGGCGCTGGTGTTCTCGATTCCGTTTTTTCAGAAGCTGTTCTTCAGTTTTATGGTCCACGCCCGTCTCGTTCAGCAGGCTTG
- a CDS encoding M20 family metallopeptidase yields the protein MYDLMKNRAKEIEKQVAEWRHYFHQHPEPSMGEKETTAEIAKIMRELGYKVRVGCEGHPDLGVIADLNEDVPGKRIALRADIDALKVTEELQVPWKSVNVGYMHACGHDSHIAMALGAAKLIAEHKEEYKGKIRFIFQPAEEIGAGAKAIIAAGALEGVDFIIGQHIWSPIRRGLISVRPGAFMASADKFEVTITGKGGHGSAPQLSIDPVVAACALVQSWQALVSRETAPLDAAVLTVANISAGTLFNIIPSTAYMQGTTRTFNQKVRENLAQRMGEMAKDICAAYRCTADFTYHWMLRPTVNDAKGAEFVRQELSAMFGEDHVIDGGPDMAAEDFSEYQALIPGCFMFLGTGDPEHDMAYPQHHPKYTVDDAVLYMGVAGMAGLACRWLEENK from the coding sequence ATGTACGACCTGATGAAAAATCGCGCGAAAGAGATCGAAAAACAGGTAGCAGAGTGGAGGCACTATTTCCACCAGCATCCGGAACCGTCGATGGGCGAAAAGGAAACAACCGCAGAGATCGCTAAAATCATGCGGGAACTGGGCTACAAAGTGCGCGTCGGCTGTGAGGGCCACCCGGATTTAGGCGTCATTGCCGACTTGAACGAAGACGTGCCGGGCAAGCGGATCGCCCTGCGGGCTGATATTGACGCCCTCAAGGTGACCGAAGAGCTTCAGGTGCCCTGGAAATCGGTCAACGTGGGGTACATGCACGCCTGCGGCCACGACAGCCACATCGCCATGGCGCTTGGCGCGGCAAAGCTCATCGCCGAGCACAAAGAGGAGTACAAAGGCAAGATTCGCTTTATTTTCCAGCCCGCCGAGGAGATTGGCGCCGGAGCAAAAGCGATCATCGCCGCCGGAGCGCTCGAAGGCGTTGACTTTATCATTGGCCAGCACATTTGGTCACCGATCCGGCGCGGATTGATCAGCGTCCGGCCCGGAGCCTTTATGGCGTCTGCCGATAAGTTTGAAGTGACCATTACCGGTAAGGGCGGACACGGATCAGCGCCTCAGCTTTCCATCGACCCGGTTGTGGCGGCCTGCGCGCTCGTTCAGAGCTGGCAGGCTCTCGTCAGCCGGGAAACCGCGCCGCTGGACGCCGCTGTGCTAACGGTGGCCAACATATCCGCCGGCACTCTGTTTAACATCATCCCCTCGACCGCGTACATGCAGGGAACCACTCGGACGTTCAACCAGAAAGTCCGAGAGAATTTGGCCCAGCGAATGGGAGAAATGGCCAAGGACATCTGCGCGGCGTACCGGTGCACGGCCGACTTCACCTATCACTGGATGCTCCGTCCGACGGTGAACGACGCAAAGGGCGCCGAGTTTGTGCGCCAGGAGCTGTCGGCTATGTTCGGCGAAGACCACGTGATTGACGGCGGTCCCGACATGGCGGCAGAGGACTTCAGCGAGTATCAGGCGTTAATCCCCGGCTGCTTCATGTTCCTCGGCACCGGAGACCCAGAACACGACATGGCGTACCCCCAGCACCACCCCAAGTACACCGTGGACGACGCGGTGCTTTACATGGGAGTAGCCGGAATGGCCGGGCTCGCTTGCCGTTGGCTCGAAGAAAACAAGTAA
- a CDS encoding type II toxin-antitoxin system HicB family antitoxin, translating to MNKCKDTAIYPAIFSYADDGITITFPDLPGCISSAHSDDEALYMARDALGCWLAANETSGNSLPAPSAPQNIKCSKNQAVFIIDVWLPLYREERLSGSVKKNVTIPIWLNAAAEKAGLNFSKILQAGLKASLRIQ from the coding sequence ATGAACAAATGCAAGGACACCGCAATCTATCCAGCGATTTTTTCGTACGCCGACGACGGCATCACGATCACGTTTCCGGACCTGCCCGGCTGTATCTCCAGTGCCCACAGCGATGACGAGGCGCTTTATATGGCTCGCGACGCGCTAGGCTGCTGGCTTGCCGCCAATGAGACCTCGGGAAATAGCCTTCCGGCACCTTCTGCGCCCCAAAACATTAAGTGCAGTAAGAACCAAGCTGTATTCATCATCGACGTTTGGCTGCCACTCTACCGAGAAGAACGCCTTTCTGGAAGCGTCAAGAAAAACGTCACAATACCAATTTGGCTGAACGCAGCCGCAGAGAAAGCAGGGCTCAACTTTTCTAAAATTCTGCAGGCGGGGCTAAAAGCCTCGCTCAGAATACAATAA